In one Candidatus Saganbacteria bacterium genomic region, the following are encoded:
- a CDS encoding YbaB/EbfC family nucleoid-associated protein: MFGKLGDMAEMMKQAQKMQDSLKKIKNDLKYARYEAESNGVKVIIDGEMEIKELKITTQMDNRKMEDTVKHVINKALKQSKDDAANRLKSATGGISIPGLT, encoded by the coding sequence ATGTTTGGGAAATTGGGAGATATGGCGGAGATGATGAAACAGGCGCAGAAGATGCAAGACTCGCTTAAGAAAATAAAAAACGACCTTAAGTACGCGCGGTACGAAGCGGAATCAAACGGCGTCAAGGTTATAATAGACGGAGAAATGGAAATAAAAGAATTAAAGATCACAACACAAATGGACAACAGGAAAATGGAAGATACGGTAAAACATGTGATAAATAAAGCATTAAAACAATCGAAAGACGATGCGGCGAACCGGTTGAAAAGTGCGACCGGGGGGATATCGATCCCGGGGCTTACATGA
- the recR gene encoding recombination protein RecR yields MSQYASAMRTLIDALKRLPGVGPKSAQRLAFHILEIPESEVMDLTSAIIEAKKKIKHCNICFNISDKDPCEICSDLSRDRSLICVVEEPKDLIAIERSRSFRGIYHVLGGAISPLDGLSPDSLRIVELIDRVKSNMISEAVLAMNPTTEGEVTASYLTGILKPLGVKVTRIAYGLPMGGDLDYVDELTLSKSFEGRREVHV; encoded by the coding sequence ATGAGCCAATACGCGTCCGCAATGAGAACATTGATCGATGCGTTGAAGCGCCTGCCCGGCGTCGGCCCAAAATCCGCGCAGAGATTGGCGTTCCATATCCTCGAGATCCCCGAATCGGAAGTAATGGATCTTACTTCAGCTATTATCGAAGCCAAAAAGAAGATTAAACACTGCAACATTTGTTTTAATATCTCGGATAAAGATCCTTGTGAAATATGCTCGGATCTAAGCCGCGACCGTTCGCTTATATGTGTTGTCGAAGAGCCTAAAGACCTTATCGCTATCGAGCGAAGCCGCAGCTTCAGGGGCATTTATCACGTACTGGGAGGGGCTATTTCGCCGCTCGACGGCTTGAGTCCCGATAGCTTGAGGATCGTGGAATTGATCGACAGGGTCAAAAGCAATATGATAAGCGAGGCGGTCCTTGCAATGAACCCGACAACAGAAGGAGAGGTCACGGCGTCATATTTGACAGGGATATTAAAGCCTCTTGGCGTTAAAGTTACCCGCATTGCCTATGGCTTGCCTATGGGCGGGGACTTGGATTATGTGGATGAGCTGACGCTTTCGAAATCATTTGAAGGGAGGAGGGAAGTGCATGTTTAG